TAGCATCAAAAGACAAGAACGAGTGTCCTTGGAGATGAGTAGCCACTCCAACATTGTTTTAGTCACAGTTTAACTTGATGTAAGAGTGAGAGGGAGGCGCAATGGTAACAAGAAATggaagaataatatatatacaaatgacaattattaattttttttaaaaacaaatataaataagatgAATGGGTCACATAAGCTAATGGACATCATCAGACAAAGGTAGATAAAGAATAACAGGAAAGGTTATATAGGTTCATGCCAGAGCTATAACATTATTCTCATAAAAATTTCATACCGAGTGctattttaatcattattgatttatttttaacaatattactttttaaaaatggctctacataatttaattttgtaagaTTATATGATTGCTATGCAGTGTTTATAGGGTAAGTTTTGAATGGCATATGTTTCAATTATCATGTGAAAGacttgtatttatatatatatatatatatagataaatcataatttattaaaataaaaatatgataaaaaaacacaataaaatggATATAGACAAAAATAacctaaacaaaacaaacaaagatccaCTAAAATTGCAAGAGTACAGCAAAATACATCACTAAAGAAGAAGACACAAAAACTAGACTAAGGATATCTATTGTACAGTGGAAGCTCAGGCCTAGCAAAACTGAGGCTATGTCAAATAACGGGATGGTTTCTtacaatttatcttttttttttgtccaccGAGATTGCATTAATCCATGCAATTAGTATATCACTAATTTTGCAAATTAACgaaagataagaagaagataTGCATGAGAAAATTGTGATTATTTCTTTTGATCCATAAATTTCAGCAAATTGCTCTGATGAGAAGACCGTTAAGACTCGCTAGATTAAGCAGACACCCTCCCATAGTTCTGCTTAACCAACAATGCGTACCCCcatcattcaaaaaattataaaaggatttaaTTGTAAACAACTCATTCTTATCCTACTGCTAGACCCTAGTATTTGAACAATCGGTCAATAAATTGGGAAGAAGACTATGCAAAAAACCGTGAGATCAACATAATTGAATGGCATAGCGGTAGTAAAAAAACTCATGAACAGTGATCTCAGGGTGTAGTCACAGATGAAAAAGAGGTCAAGTCAGATATCTTTGGGCACGTTGCCCTCAACCTATCTATCCAACCAAAACACAgctgatttaattttaatttttattattttcattagattatagatcttatttaatttttaaaaaacaatatcacATTGTTTTTATTAACATGATTTTTCtatgaatatgaaaaaaaaaactttttaaaataattaatttttaaaataaaaaatatagatacatCCATGTCAGCTAATAGTGCTAAATTGCTGAATGCTGTTCGGAAATGCACAGCTGATCCGTGACATCTTTCTTCGTTTTCTCACACCACTATAAATATCTCTAGTCCAAAATCCAAATGCTCTCGTTCCCGCGCCCTCTCCACTCGCTCACAATCCCTGTCTCTTTGCGCCATGGATTTCAACCCTAGCTCGAGCTCCACCTCCGATCCTTCCTCCCTGAAGCTCGCCATTGCCATCGCCTTGCTCCGCTCCAAGAACCTCAACTTCTCTTCATCCCATTCCGACGCCCAGCGCTGGAGGCAAAAGGTATTTCCCCAATCTCCATTTCTCTTCATCGCAAACACTTGTCCGAAATTCTGATCTCGTTGTCTTATCCAGGCGAAAGAACGGAAACGGGAGATCCAGCGATTGCGAGAGGAGTTCAAGCAGCTTGAAGGTTTTGATTTCTCGCTGATTTGCTCTGTTTTCTTGGAGGAGGacattgtggttttgatttttgattttaatcTGGTTTTTTTAGATGGTATTAGAGCGGAGGTTGTGCCTCAGATCGCTGCTTGTAGATGCCATTTCTTTGATGATTGTGGAAAGCTGAGCCCTAGATCGGGGCAGATTGGGCGTGAGGGTCTCTGGATCGATGAGGTCCTGAGGAGGAGATTCTTGAGACTCAGTATAAtgttcttattttatattttttaatatactttttaaaaaaaattttaattagggTTGTTGAAGTGAGTTGGAATGGTGTGTGTGGTTGCCAGTGCGATGGAAGGAGAGGAGGAGAAAGTTGGATGACTCCGTTCGGAAAAGGCATTTTATTGGTAAATAGGATAATGGTCAATTGTTGTTTGTAAATGGTTTGTTATCACAGCCCTTTGTTTAAGTTATTGATATTCTTTGCTTTTTGCTGCAGAGTTAAATAGCGAAGATGAGATTGGAAAACTCAACACATCAATTGATTTCTTAGTGGAACTCAGCAATGGCAAATTTGTAAAAGCCAACTGCATTTACAATATGATTTGTTTCCAAAAAGGATTGTGTTATATTCCATTTTCCTTATTGTAGGTCGAAAATGATTTTTCATTCAGAGCACTCTCTCATCAAGCTGTGGACTTCATTTTAGGTAACTTACACATTCTGTTTATGCAAATATGATGCATGTCTGGTTATGCTGAACCATGAATACATGCTATTTGGATGTAACATTTACATTTTGTGAATACTTCTAAGGGAAGGctatcttattttttagttggaAAATAAAAGGAAAGTAGAAGTTTTAAATTTCTCTTATGTACAGGGTTTACGTTGCCATTGTTGTATTGCGGGAAGTCATTTTTGAACATTGTGCCTTTGTGATGCCAAAATATAAACTTTCTTGATTTAACCTTTCTTGCTCACACTGTTTTTTGGGCCAAATTCGTtatttctaacttcgttcttTGAAGCCTCGTTGAGGAATTTGTTGTCCTTGGAGAAGGAGAGTGAGGTCATTGAAGAAATGATAACTGGGTTGATTTTGAATATGACTCAAAGAATGTGCACCGCCACAAATGAAGGTAGTATTTTGATTTGCACATGATATGGGAGAATATCCCCAATTATTTGTGCTCACGTCCAAATATTTTAACTGTTAGTCCTTTCAAGCCTGAACAAGTaactgatttatttttcttccttttctgtTATTCACCTTCCATGTGGTTGAGTGTTGtgtaaaaataaccaaaaataacCTTAGAATAATGCCCTTGAAATATTGAATCTTCCCCTTGAGGCTATCTTATTGTTGGTTAAATTTGAATATTACTCTTGGTGTTATactttcatataaattattgcAATCTTCAGAAGGGCAAGAGTTCTATTACACAAAAAGCGGGTTTATAAGCATAAAAGTTCTAATGTTATTGGGGTTTAACTTATGAATTGCATTATGATATGGAAAAAAAGGCACGCTCTACATACAATCAATTTGGATGAGTTATTACTGTttatccttcttctttactGCAATTACCTGAATTTCAGTTTGTGTAAATTTGTGTGGTAACCTGTTTAATGTCCATAATCTtgtaaatttatattgttatttattcaGAAATATGTAGGTTTCTTGCCAAATAATTAGTCTCACTGCTATCTTATACTACTATGGGTAAGTAGCTAGATCTCCATGCTTTTGCGTTTGCTTCTTtccttttgttgttttcttgttcagAATCACTTGCTTCTGCTACTGATGCTGACTTCTGTGTACAACACCTGATACGAAAGCTTGGAGATGAGCCTTTTATTGGTCAACGTGTAGTCCTTGCAGTCTCTCAAAAAATTTGTATTCAAGTAGATAGCCTGCTCTTAACAGATCCATTTGATGATGCTTACCTTGGTGCAAATGACAGCATGTTTTTGATGTGAGTTTTTAAAATGGATCTTATAATTATGCTTTGTTGAGTGATTTCACTTATAAAACCATTGCATGTGTTCTTGTTGCAAAACAGGATTCAACTTATTGAGTTCTTGATATCAGATTATTTGTCCATATGGACAGCCAATGAAGATTTTGATTGGAGTGAGTATCTCtctaataataacattaatttcTGTTTAATGTCaggatttgaaattttgaactaTCCTTCGATGTCAGAATGAATGGCTTAACAACTAGATAATTACTGATGGAACATAAATATGGACTCATTCCTTTTCAAAACTGTGTAGCTAAATAACCATGCTTTGATCATGTTCTTGTTTAGGATACCTTAGGCATCCTTTTGTTCATCCACCAATAAGAGCTTTATGTTTCTCATAAGATTTTAGATCAGTTCTACATGTGAAGtcaaaatttaaagtattagcattattttcatttctctgtagaaaattcctaATATGATTCTTTTTTCCTATGAAGCATTCACTCCTCAAACTCAGATATAAGAAATCAATTCTGTtaagaatgaaatttttttcatc
This portion of the Dioscorea cayenensis subsp. rotundata cultivar TDr96_F1 chromosome 3, TDr96_F1_v2_PseudoChromosome.rev07_lg8_w22 25.fasta, whole genome shotgun sequence genome encodes:
- the LOC120251073 gene encoding protein MULTIPOLAR SPINDLE 1, which produces MDFNPSSSSTSDPSSLKLAIAIALLRSKNLNFSSSHSDAQRWRQKAKERKREIQRLREEFKQLEDGIRAEVVPQIAACRCHFFDDCGKLSPRSGQIGREGLWIDEVLRRRFLRLMRWKERRRKLDDSVRKRHFIELNSEDEIGKLNTSIDFLVELSNGKFVENDFSFRALSHQAVDFILASLRNLLSLEKESEVIEEMITGLILNMTQRMCTATNEESLASATDADFCVQHLIRKLGDEPFIGQRVVLAVSQKICIQVDSLLLTDPFDDAYLGANDSMFLMIQLIEFLISDYLSIWTANEDFDWRLLEEWTRSVLQARNALVLLESRNGLYVLFIERVIREIGKQLGPLQQQGKLNLDILSNLHF